The sequence TCCATCACCGAGCACGAGGGCCGCATCATCCAAAGCCGCTCCGAGGACTCCATCCTGCGGGAGATCGAAACCATCCGAGACAGCTCGCCGACCTTCACCGGACACATCTCCGATCTAGGGGGGCCGACCGCCAACATGTACCGGCTGGCATGCAAGGACAAGGCCATCGAGTCCGCTTGCCGGCGCCTTTCTTGCGTCTACCCCAGCATCTGCAAGAACCTGAACACCGACCACGGTCCGTTAATTGCCCTGTACCGGCGCGCCCGCAGCCTTCCAGGGATCAAGAAAATCACCATCGGTTCCGGGCTCCGCTATGACTTGGCGGTGACTTCGCCGGAGTACGTCAAGGAATTGGTCACCCATCACGTGGGCGGTTACCTCAAGATTGCCCCGGAACATACCGAGCCGGGACCGCTCGCCAAGATGATGAAACCCGGCATCGGCAGCTACGACCGCTTTAAAGCGCTGTTCGATCGGTATTCGAAGGCCGCGGGCAAAGAGCAGTACCTGATCCCCTATTTCATCGCTGCCCACCCCGGTACCACCGACCAGGATATGCTGCATCTGGCCTTGTGGCTCAAGCGCCAGGGCTTTCGCCTCGACCAGGTGCAAACCTTCCTGCCCTCGCCCATGGCCCTCGCCACCGCCATGTATCACTCCGGCAAGAACCCGCTGCATCGGGTGGACCGGACCAGCGAGGTGGTGTCGGTGCCGAAGCGCCTGAGCCAGCGCCGGCTGCACAAGGCATTCTTACGCTATCACGACCCGGACAACTGGCCTCTGTTGCGTGCGGCTTTGAAACGCCTCGGCCGCGCCGACCTCATCGGCAACGGTAAGCAGCACCTGGTACCAGCCTGGCAGCCGGCGGGGACAGGCGGGCAGCCCGAGGGCGTCCGCGGTGCCAGGCCATTCCCAAGGCTCCAGGGCGGGGTCGCCCCGGCAAGACCTGGAAGGCGGCGCTAAGGCGCGGCCCGGGCACCGCTACATGAACGCTGCGAACGGCACCACGTCCACGGCTTCCCCGACCTCCACCGGCCCGGCGTCGTGAGGCAGCACGATCAGGCAGTTGCCGCGGCTCATGGAAGTGAGAATGGCCGATCCCTGGTGGCCGCTGGAACGCACCCGCCAGCCGCCGGGAGTGGGATCGAGGATGCCGCGCTGGAACTCCGTGCGTCCTGGCTTTTTGCTCAGGCGGTGGGCGGCGATGGCTTTGAACACCGGAACGACAGGGCGCTCGCTGATCCCCATCTTTTTTTCCAGCACCGGCTGCACGAATTGGAAGAAACACACCAGCGCCGCCACCGGATTGCCGGGGAGGCCGATGAACACCGCGCCGCCGATGCGGCCGAAGGCAATGGGGCGACCGGGTTTCATGGCGACTTTCCAGAGCTCGATGGAGCCTAGCGCCAACAACACATCCCGCACGAAGTCGGCCTCCCCCACCGAAACCCCGCCAGAGGAGACCACTACGTCGGCGTTCGCGGCTGCCCGGGTCAAGGCCTCGCGCAATCGCTCCGGCTCGTCCGGCACGATGCCCTGGTCCATGACCTTGACGTTAAGCCGTTTCAGGGCTGCGTGCAGGGTATAGCGGTTGCTGTCGTAGAGCCCGCCTGCCGGCAAGGGATGGCCGAGGGCGCATAGTTCGTCCCCGGTGGAGAGGAGCGCCACCCGCGGCCTGCGCTTGACCTTGACCTCGCCCTGGCCGAGGGATGCGATCAGGCCGATGTCGGGTGGGGTCAGATAGCGCCCCGGCGCCAATACGGTGGTACCGCGGGCAATATCCTCGCCAGCGAGCCGGACGTTGTCGCCCTGGCCATGACCTTCCCCTACCCGGATGCCGGCGCCCTGGGCCTCGACCTGCTCCTGCGGGAGCACCGTGTCGGCACCTTCCGGCAGGTGGGCGCCAGTCATGATCCGCACCGCCTGTCCCGCCTGCACCGTGCCCGGGAAGGGGTGACCGGCCCGGGCCGTGCCGATTACCGCCAGCTCCGCCACGCCGCCCGGACCGGGCAGGTCGGCGGCGCGCACCGCGTAACCATCCACCGCCGCGTTGGCCCGTGAAGGCACGTCGATGGCGGCCACCACAGGTTCGTGCAAGACCCGGCACCAGGCGTCCAGCAAGCCCACCTGCTCGTAGCCTTTGACGGGGGTCACGGCGTCCAGCATTCGGTGCAAGGCGTCCTCGACCCGCAGGGCGCTGCCTTTTTCGCCGCAGCCGGACCGGATGAAAGTGCTCATGGCTGTTGGGAATTCCGCAAGTCGGAACCGGATGGTACTATCGAGTCCGCCATGGATAAAGAGCTTCCCACACCGTTGAGCCCGCGCAAGGGCCGGGGCGCGCTCAGCAACCCCGAGTCCCGTTATTCCGCCACGGTGCGGGAACCCATCGACGATGGTTGGAGCCCGGAGGAGCGCAGCCCCCTGCGGACCACCGTGACCCGGGAGGTGGCGAAAGGCATTCTGAGCCGCAACGCTTCGCCGGATATTCCCTTCGAGCTATCGCTGAACCCCTATCGCGGCTGCGAGCATGGATGCATTTATTGCTACGCCCGCCCTAGCCATGCCTATCTGGGGCTTTCGCCGGGCTTGGATTTCGAGAGCCGGCTGTTCGTCAAGCCCGACGCTGCGGCCTTGTTGCGCAAGGCGCTGGCCCGGGAGGGCCATGTGCCGACCCCGATCGCCCTAGGCGCCAACACCGACCCCTATCAACCCATCGAACGCCAGTGGCGCATCACCCGGCAAGTGCTGGAAGTGTTGCACGAATGCCGGCATCCGCTCAGCCTCACCACCAAGTCGGCGCTGGTGGAACGGGATCTAGATCTGTTGGCGGCCCTGGCCGCCCAGCGCCTGGTGCAGGTGCTGATTTCCATCACCA is a genomic window of Candidatus Methylocalor cossyra containing:
- the moeA gene encoding molybdopterin molybdotransferase MoeA, giving the protein MSTFIRSGCGEKGSALRVEDALHRMLDAVTPVKGYEQVGLLDAWCRVLHEPVVAAIDVPSRANAAVDGYAVRAADLPGPGGVAELAVIGTARAGHPFPGTVQAGQAVRIMTGAHLPEGADTVLPQEQVEAQGAGIRVGEGHGQGDNVRLAGEDIARGTTVLAPGRYLTPPDIGLIASLGQGEVKVKRRPRVALLSTGDELCALGHPLPAGGLYDSNRYTLHAALKRLNVKVMDQGIVPDEPERLREALTRAAANADVVVSSGGVSVGEADFVRDVLLALGSIELWKVAMKPGRPIAFGRIGGAVFIGLPGNPVAALVCFFQFVQPVLEKKMGISERPVVPVFKAIAAHRLSKKPGRTEFQRGILDPTPGGWRVRSSGHQGSAILTSMSRGNCLIVLPHDAGPVEVGEAVDVVPFAAFM
- a CDS encoding PA0069 family radical SAM protein codes for the protein MDKELPTPLSPRKGRGALSNPESRYSATVREPIDDGWSPEERSPLRTTVTREVAKGILSRNASPDIPFELSLNPYRGCEHGCIYCYARPSHAYLGLSPGLDFESRLFVKPDAAALLRKALAREGHVPTPIALGANTDPYQPIERQWRITRQVLEVLHECRHPLSLTTKSALVERDLDLLAALAAQRLVQVLISITTLDRSLARILEPRAAAPQRRLETVRRLSEAGIPVTVLMAPIIPALTDNEIETLLTQAAEAGAHGAGYVMLRLPLELEGLFREWLESHLPLRAQHVLARLRDIHGGTIYRSQFGLRQSGTGAYADLIRQRFRLALKRTGLNRRPIVLDSSQFRPPTGGPVQLDLF